One segment of Zhihengliuella halotolerans DNA contains the following:
- a CDS encoding methionine ABC transporter ATP-binding protein translates to MITITDLRKVYRQGSREVVALDGVSLSVAKGHIHGIIGHSGAGKSTLVRCLTLLDRPTSGSVAVDGRELAGVSDRELLSARRKIGMVFQHANLFDSRTTAENVAYPLELVGTSKARIQEKVASLLEIVGLTQFAGAYPSQLSGGQKQRVGIARALATDPDVLLCDEPTSALDPKTTDEILALIKDVRDRLQITVLIITHEMGVVKRACDSVSLLEAGKIVEHGPISQVVADIDGRLSHALLPLPGEMPKDLPPGTIMDLLYSGADAVEPVISTLARTFDLDVNVLAGSVEDLGGAQFAHLRIHLPSDADIAAVTAHLTASGIAVSVKEA, encoded by the coding sequence TTGATCACCATCACCGATCTGCGCAAGGTGTACCGCCAGGGCAGCCGCGAAGTCGTGGCGCTCGACGGCGTGTCCCTCAGCGTGGCCAAAGGACACATCCACGGCATCATCGGCCACTCCGGCGCCGGTAAGTCCACCCTGGTCCGCTGCCTGACACTCCTGGACCGCCCGACCTCGGGCTCCGTGGCCGTCGACGGGCGCGAGCTCGCCGGCGTCAGCGACCGGGAGCTGCTGTCCGCCCGACGCAAGATCGGCATGGTTTTCCAGCACGCGAACCTCTTCGACTCCCGGACCACGGCTGAGAACGTCGCGTACCCCCTCGAGCTCGTGGGCACGAGCAAGGCGCGGATCCAGGAGAAGGTCGCGAGCCTGCTCGAGATCGTCGGTCTCACCCAGTTCGCGGGTGCCTACCCGTCCCAGCTCTCCGGCGGCCAGAAGCAGCGCGTCGGCATCGCCCGCGCCCTCGCCACGGACCCCGACGTGCTCCTGTGCGACGAGCCGACGAGCGCGCTGGACCCCAAGACCACCGACGAGATCCTCGCGCTGATCAAGGATGTCCGCGACCGTCTGCAGATCACCGTCCTGATCATCACCCACGAGATGGGCGTCGTGAAGAGGGCCTGCGATTCGGTGTCCCTGCTCGAGGCCGGCAAGATCGTCGAGCACGGCCCGATCTCGCAGGTCGTCGCCGACATCGACGGCCGGCTCTCGCACGCCCTGCTGCCGCTGCCGGGCGAGATGCCGAAGGACCTGCCGCCCGGGACGATCATGGATCTGCTCTACTCCGGGGCCGACGCCGTCGAACCCGTGATCTCGACGCTCGCGCGCACATTCGACCTCGACGTCAACGTGTTGGCCGGCTCCGTCGAGGACCTCGGCGGGGCGCAGTTCGCGCACCTGCGCATCCACCTCCCGTCCGACGCCGATATCGCCGCCGTGACCGCACACCTGACCGCTTCCGGCATCGCCGTGTCCGTCAAGGAGGCCTGA
- a CDS encoding 3'-5' exonuclease — MTQTASMTWNELPRAAFDLETTGTDPETARIVTASVIVVNGKSEIVHHNEWLVDPGVEIPEGAAAVHGITTAKARAEGQDAASAVAEITAHLRDLFATMPVMAFNAAYDFTLLSREAARYGVEPLAPAPVIDPLVIDRHVDKYRRGKRTLEAMAEFYQVPLNNAHTSLADAAATIGVADAIASRYAEVRIDPFELHAAQVNWQQAWAANFQEFLRRKSPEALVDGTWPLKPAF, encoded by the coding sequence ATGACTCAGACGGCAAGCATGACGTGGAACGAGCTGCCCCGCGCGGCATTCGATCTCGAGACGACGGGCACGGACCCCGAGACGGCGCGCATCGTGACCGCGTCGGTCATCGTGGTCAACGGCAAAAGCGAAATCGTGCACCACAACGAGTGGCTCGTCGATCCCGGCGTCGAGATCCCGGAAGGCGCCGCGGCGGTGCATGGAATCACGACCGCGAAGGCCCGTGCCGAGGGTCAGGACGCCGCGTCCGCGGTGGCCGAGATCACCGCCCACCTCCGCGATTTGTTCGCCACGATGCCCGTCATGGCGTTCAACGCCGCCTACGATTTCACCCTTCTGAGCCGTGAGGCCGCGCGTTACGGGGTCGAACCTCTGGCGCCGGCGCCGGTCATCGACCCGCTCGTGATCGACCGCCACGTCGACAAGTACCGCCGCGGCAAGCGCACGCTCGAGGCCATGGCCGAGTTCTACCAGGTGCCGCTGAACAATGCGCACACCTCGCTCGCAGACGCGGCGGCGACCATCGGCGTCGCCGACGCGATCGCGTCCCGCTATGCGGAGGTGCGGATCGACCCGTTCGAGCTGCACGCAGCCCAGGTGAACTGGCAGCAGGCGTGGGCCGCGAACTTCCAGGAGTTTCTGCGCCGCAAGTCCCCTGAGGCCCTCGTCGACGGTACGTGGCCGCTCAAACCGGCCTTCTGA
- a CDS encoding MGMT family protein: protein MAGQLIDAIYEVVAMVPAGRALAYGDVAELLGAGGPRQVGAAMAASTGLELPWWRIVRADGSLPADLAARAEPYWRAEGQPLKATEPPRLRFPQARWQPDDAEFAALDAIAAFLARSHSAGAVGLTAGTDTEGSER, encoded by the coding sequence GTGGCTGGACAGTTGATTGACGCGATCTACGAGGTGGTGGCGATGGTGCCCGCGGGCCGCGCGCTCGCGTACGGCGATGTCGCCGAGCTGCTCGGTGCCGGCGGCCCGCGTCAGGTAGGAGCGGCGATGGCGGCCAGCACCGGCTTGGAACTGCCGTGGTGGCGGATCGTCCGGGCCGACGGGTCGCTGCCGGCCGATCTCGCCGCGCGGGCCGAGCCGTATTGGCGCGCCGAGGGCCAGCCGCTCAAGGCGACCGAACCGCCGCGCCTGCGCTTCCCTCAGGCCCGCTGGCAGCCCGATGATGCCGAGTTCGCCGCGCTCGACGCGATCGCGGCTTTCCTCGCCCGGAGCCATTCTGCGGGTGCCGTGGGTTTGACTGCTGGCACGGACACCGAAGGGAGCGAGCGATGA
- a CDS encoding ATP-dependent helicase — protein sequence MTSQTATAPPELSAAQRRIAGLRAGHGPTLVLGAPGTGKTTALLAAVAARLGFAPGVHADLEPEQLLVLTSARSHASRLRDALSTMVDVTFSEPAVRTWSSYAFDLIRRARIGGYLPALQRPPRLLSGPEQDALIGQILDGHAAGLPSAPDWPAALGEAVSTRGFRDQLRELFDRLAEHGLEPADLQEIGARHLVPEWEAAALVYQEYRDLLDLGNAEAFDPAGLISSAAGLLEANAELLDQEQQRLRLLVVDDLQEANPAQYRLLSVLGRGRDVLAFAAPDSVVQGFRGARPDFLSRIDAHLGDTTRWTLEESFRLPRAIAEAWGRVARRIPVSAGRDGRSLVLPDAESRAGRVSGHLVDSPVHEMRYVAHRILEEHLMSGRPLGDIAVIVRHGGLVRNIARHLTQQGIAVSVPPAEVPLKDEPAVHPLVTLLSLAQADGPPEEADVVEQLLTSRYGQATALDVRRLRQQLRRAEYTAGGRRTSSELLCALLAPEADATALEGFGREAAGARRIVRMLAAARRHLAADEANAETALWSLWEASGLEKAWSGAALAGGSAGHRADLDLDALLALFQAAERFIDQLPGSTVGQFVDHISSQELPMDSLAGRGSTAEAVAVLTPAAAVGREWGLVLIPGLQEGIWPNTRLRGELLKTGTLTAIVEDGPEAAAQRDAAARVRAVRADEFRSFAAAASRAREELVCIGVLSADEQPSALLDYIDPVPDGGEREVTEVPRPRTLAALVAHLRRTAEEELDGGDPAVAREAGVVLAHLAHAGIRGAHPDTWWGLVPPTSTGPVAPEDQTVAVSPSRVQAVLESPLNWFVQAAGGEAAVDFARSLGTLVHAIAEDMPEATGDQYRAELDKRWPELDLPSGWETEKDRERAEEMLRKLALYGIEMRKNGRRLVGQEVGFSVEVTDGSRKALVRGIIDRVEVGEDGRPYVVDLKTGKTKPSAGEVDRHPQLGTYQAAILAGALGDSLQLAGRPAGAALVQLGDGTKSMRPQEQPAIGDDDWATPLVLEAAGLMGAADFLARHDPSKGRAAPCRLPGLCPLCDEGRQVTQP from the coding sequence ATGACGAGCCAGACGGCCACGGCGCCGCCGGAACTCAGCGCAGCCCAGCGCCGGATCGCCGGACTCCGCGCCGGGCACGGCCCCACCCTCGTCCTCGGCGCGCCCGGGACGGGCAAGACGACGGCGCTGCTGGCAGCGGTGGCCGCGCGCCTGGGTTTCGCTCCGGGCGTCCACGCCGACCTCGAGCCCGAGCAGTTGCTGGTCCTCACGTCGGCACGCTCGCACGCGTCGCGGCTGCGCGACGCTCTCTCGACAATGGTCGACGTGACCTTCTCCGAGCCGGCGGTCCGGACGTGGTCGTCCTACGCATTCGACCTGATCCGTCGCGCCCGCATCGGCGGCTACCTGCCCGCGCTCCAGCGCCCGCCCCGACTGCTGTCGGGACCGGAGCAGGACGCCCTCATCGGCCAGATCCTCGACGGCCACGCGGCGGGCCTGCCGTCTGCTCCGGACTGGCCTGCAGCACTCGGCGAGGCCGTCAGCACCCGGGGCTTTCGCGATCAACTGCGCGAGCTCTTCGATCGCCTGGCCGAACACGGGCTCGAGCCGGCCGACCTGCAGGAGATCGGCGCGCGCCACCTCGTTCCCGAATGGGAGGCCGCCGCGCTCGTCTACCAGGAGTATCGAGACCTGCTCGATCTCGGTAACGCCGAAGCGTTCGACCCGGCCGGTCTGATCAGCAGCGCCGCCGGCCTGCTCGAGGCGAACGCCGAGCTGCTCGACCAGGAGCAGCAGCGACTGCGGCTCCTCGTGGTCGACGATCTGCAGGAGGCCAACCCGGCGCAGTACCGGCTCCTCTCCGTCCTCGGGCGGGGGCGGGACGTATTGGCCTTCGCCGCGCCGGACTCCGTCGTTCAGGGCTTCCGCGGCGCCCGTCCCGACTTCCTGAGTCGCATCGACGCCCATCTCGGAGACACGACGCGATGGACGCTCGAAGAGTCGTTCCGCCTGCCCCGGGCCATCGCAGAGGCGTGGGGCAGAGTCGCCCGGCGCATCCCCGTCTCCGCCGGTCGAGACGGCCGCTCCCTGGTCCTGCCCGACGCCGAATCTCGCGCCGGCCGCGTCTCGGGGCACCTCGTCGACAGCCCGGTGCACGAAATGCGCTACGTCGCGCACCGGATCCTGGAAGAGCACCTCATGTCCGGCCGGCCGCTCGGCGACATCGCCGTCATCGTCCGCCATGGCGGTCTCGTCCGGAATATCGCCCGCCACCTGACCCAGCAGGGAATCGCCGTCAGCGTCCCCCCGGCGGAGGTGCCGCTCAAGGACGAACCCGCCGTGCACCCGCTCGTCACCCTCCTGAGCCTCGCCCAAGCGGACGGCCCGCCGGAGGAAGCCGACGTCGTCGAGCAGCTGCTCACCTCCCGATACGGCCAGGCGACGGCGCTCGATGTCCGGCGGCTGCGGCAGCAGCTGCGCCGCGCGGAGTACACCGCAGGCGGTCGGCGGACGAGTTCCGAACTGCTGTGCGCGCTGCTCGCCCCCGAAGCGGACGCCACGGCACTCGAGGGGTTCGGCCGCGAGGCCGCGGGCGCCCGCCGCATCGTCCGCATGCTCGCGGCCGCCCGCCGTCACCTCGCCGCCGACGAGGCCAACGCGGAGACGGCCCTCTGGTCCCTCTGGGAGGCCTCCGGGCTGGAGAAGGCGTGGTCTGGGGCCGCGCTCGCCGGGGGCAGTGCCGGCCACCGCGCGGACCTCGACCTCGACGCGCTGCTCGCGCTCTTCCAGGCGGCGGAGCGCTTCATCGACCAGTTGCCCGGATCCACGGTGGGCCAGTTCGTCGACCACATCTCCTCGCAGGAGCTGCCGATGGACTCCCTCGCCGGCAGGGGCAGCACCGCCGAAGCCGTGGCCGTGTTGACCCCGGCGGCCGCCGTCGGACGGGAGTGGGGTCTCGTGCTGATCCCTGGACTGCAGGAAGGCATCTGGCCCAACACCCGGCTGCGCGGCGAACTGCTCAAGACCGGGACGCTGACCGCCATCGTCGAAGACGGGCCCGAGGCCGCCGCTCAGCGCGATGCCGCCGCGCGTGTGCGCGCCGTGCGCGCCGACGAGTTCCGCAGCTTCGCAGCGGCAGCCTCCCGTGCCCGCGAGGAGCTCGTCTGCATCGGGGTGCTCTCCGCCGACGAGCAGCCGTCCGCGCTGCTCGACTACATCGACCCCGTGCCGGACGGCGGCGAACGGGAGGTCACCGAAGTGCCTCGCCCGCGCACTCTCGCCGCCCTTGTCGCGCACCTTCGCCGCACGGCGGAGGAGGAGCTCGACGGCGGAGATCCGGCGGTGGCGCGCGAGGCCGGCGTCGTCCTGGCCCACCTTGCGCACGCCGGCATCCGCGGGGCGCATCCGGACACCTGGTGGGGGCTCGTCCCGCCGACCAGCACCGGGCCCGTGGCCCCCGAGGATCAGACCGTGGCGGTCTCGCCCTCCCGCGTTCAGGCGGTCCTCGAGTCTCCGCTGAACTGGTTCGTCCAAGCTGCCGGGGGAGAGGCCGCCGTGGACTTCGCCCGCAGTCTGGGCACGCTCGTGCACGCGATCGCCGAGGACATGCCCGAGGCGACCGGCGACCAGTACCGTGCCGAGCTCGACAAGCGCTGGCCCGAGCTCGACCTGCCCTCGGGCTGGGAGACGGAGAAGGACCGCGAACGGGCCGAGGAGATGCTGCGAAAACTCGCTCTCTACGGCATCGAGATGCGCAAGAACGGGCGCCGGCTCGTCGGCCAGGAGGTCGGGTTCAGCGTCGAGGTCACGGACGGGAGCCGGAAGGCGCTCGTACGCGGCATCATCGACCGGGTGGAGGTCGGCGAGGACGGGCGACCCTACGTCGTCGACCTGAAGACCGGCAAGACCAAACCGAGCGCCGGCGAGGTCGACCGGCACCCCCAGCTAGGCACCTACCAGGCGGCGATCCTCGCTGGCGCGCTCGGCGACTCGCTGCAACTTGCCGGCCGGCCGGCCGGCGCCGCCCTCGTCCAACTGGGAGACGGGACTAAATCGATGCGGCCGCAGGAACAGCCGGCGATCGGGGACGATGACTGGGCGACGCCGCTCGTGCTCGAGGCCGCCGGGCTCATGGGCGCAGCCGACTTCCTGGCCCGGCACGACCCGTCGAAGGGGCGGGCCGCGCCCTGCCGGCTGCCCGGCCTCTGCCCGCTCTGCGACGAAGGACGACAGGTGACACAGCCGTGA
- a CDS encoding ATP-dependent DNA helicase, translated as MSAETAVRFTPEELAAQLSPFAPTEQQSAIISSPLEPMLVVAGAGSGKTATMADRVVWLVANNLVRPDQILGVTFTRKAAGELAHRIRGQLLKLEERGLLADGLEELGEPTVSTYHSYANSLVADHGMRIGIEPDAELLGSAQTWQLADSIVQDYDGDAAELQGARSTLTDAVVQFASECAEHLVTPAEAIEHLTGLIERLDALPYMAGKEKDRSQAAQKLMGMLSTRVAVARLAERYAEAKRARSVLDYGDLVALAARIARDVEAARVEERERFKVVLLDEFQDTSHAQMVLFSSLFGDGHAVTAVGDPNQSIYGFRGASAGQLFRFPTEFPRLEPGTGERGPAAVAQLTTAWRNSRNILRAANAVAAPLLLEASRSGGVTVEQLEPSPAAGAGGVELARLGSSSEEIEWLAGRLLSARAELRAEQSSGQGPTPSAAALFRTRGQLAEMAAALEARGVPYEIVGLSGLLALPEVVDLTATLRVLVDPNRSDALLRLIAGARWRLGPADLLAFADWSKALEARRARALDGEESTPTPELSDAASLVEALDQLPPPGWSSRNGRSLSVAARERLARLAEEVRYLRTFVDDDLLTLINEVERAMGLDLELAAKPRQSIHAARRHLDAFADVAATYARSSGGSSLTGFLAWLDAAAEQENGLEIPQSESDPDAVQLLTIHASKGLEWDIVAVAGLDDGVFPSSRDNRWTTGHDSLPWPLRGDRHDLPQWDTDQPDLKTVLDAEKAFKEDVQAHGELEERRLAYVALTRARHLLVCSGSVWFGSRSKPVDVSPFLRDLLPLADEADSPATVPVWCDDDAAPAENPYREDPTEARWPFDPLAGPQIFRGGSESPPSGSRRPALEASAAVVREALAGLRRGEDAAPSTAEGHAWLDEARLLLAKKRQDEEPKRYEAPTHVRASLFVDLATEREEVLAQMRRPVPRRPGVAARKGTAFHAWVEERFGSTGMLELEEWVGTADAHIDDAYELEEMKRAFLESEWAERQPAFVEVPFETNVGPVNVRGRIDAVFSERDAGGHERWTLVDWKTGRVPVGRDAEAKAIQLAVYRLGFARLHGVDVERVDAAFFYVGQGRTLRPGRLAGEDELVDLIEGALGDTDASTR; from the coding sequence ATGAGCGCCGAGACCGCCGTCCGCTTCACACCGGAGGAACTTGCCGCGCAGCTCAGCCCGTTCGCGCCGACGGAACAGCAGTCGGCCATCATCTCCTCGCCCCTCGAACCGATGCTCGTCGTCGCGGGCGCGGGCTCGGGCAAGACCGCGACCATGGCGGACCGGGTCGTCTGGCTTGTCGCCAACAATCTGGTGCGCCCGGACCAGATCCTCGGCGTGACCTTCACCCGCAAGGCCGCCGGCGAGCTCGCTCACCGGATCCGGGGCCAGCTGCTCAAGCTGGAGGAGCGGGGGCTGCTCGCGGACGGGCTCGAGGAGCTCGGCGAACCCACCGTCTCGACGTACCACTCGTACGCGAACTCGCTCGTCGCCGACCACGGAATGCGCATCGGGATCGAACCCGACGCTGAACTCCTCGGCAGCGCCCAGACCTGGCAGCTGGCGGACAGCATCGTGCAGGACTACGACGGCGACGCCGCCGAGTTGCAGGGGGCGCGGTCCACCCTAACCGACGCCGTCGTCCAGTTCGCCTCCGAATGCGCCGAACACCTGGTCACTCCCGCCGAAGCGATCGAGCATCTGACGGGTCTCATCGAGCGGCTCGACGCCCTTCCGTACATGGCCGGGAAGGAGAAGGATCGTTCGCAGGCGGCCCAGAAGCTGATGGGCATGCTCTCCACGCGCGTGGCCGTCGCCCGTCTGGCCGAGCGGTACGCGGAGGCCAAGCGGGCGCGGTCGGTGCTCGACTACGGGGATCTCGTCGCGCTCGCGGCCCGGATCGCCCGCGACGTCGAGGCTGCCCGCGTCGAGGAACGCGAGCGCTTCAAGGTCGTCCTGCTGGACGAGTTCCAGGACACCTCGCACGCGCAGATGGTGCTCTTCTCTTCGCTCTTCGGTGACGGGCACGCGGTCACCGCGGTGGGGGACCCCAACCAGTCCATCTACGGCTTCCGCGGAGCCTCCGCCGGCCAGCTCTTCCGGTTCCCGACCGAGTTCCCGCGTCTCGAGCCGGGGACCGGGGAGCGCGGCCCCGCAGCCGTCGCCCAGCTGACGACCGCGTGGCGGAACTCGCGAAACATTCTGCGGGCTGCCAACGCGGTCGCCGCACCGCTCCTGCTCGAGGCGTCGCGCAGCGGCGGGGTCACGGTCGAACAGCTCGAGCCCAGCCCGGCCGCCGGGGCCGGCGGGGTCGAGCTGGCCCGTCTCGGATCCAGCAGCGAGGAGATCGAATGGCTGGCCGGGCGCCTGCTCTCGGCGCGCGCCGAGCTACGGGCCGAGCAGTCTTCCGGTCAGGGCCCGACGCCCAGCGCGGCGGCGCTCTTCCGGACCAGGGGGCAGCTGGCGGAGATGGCAGCGGCGCTCGAGGCCCGCGGAGTCCCCTATGAAATCGTCGGCCTCTCGGGGCTGCTCGCGCTGCCGGAAGTCGTCGATCTGACGGCGACGCTGCGCGTGCTCGTGGACCCGAACCGATCGGATGCGCTGCTGCGCCTCATCGCCGGCGCGCGCTGGCGTCTCGGACCGGCCGACCTGCTCGCGTTCGCGGACTGGTCGAAGGCCCTCGAGGCGCGGCGCGCCAGAGCGCTGGACGGCGAGGAATCGACCCCGACGCCCGAACTGTCCGACGCGGCCAGCCTCGTCGAGGCTCTCGACCAGCTGCCGCCACCGGGCTGGTCGAGCCGGAACGGTCGCAGTCTCAGCGTCGCCGCGCGTGAGCGGCTCGCACGGCTCGCCGAGGAGGTCCGCTACCTGCGGACGTTCGTCGACGACGACCTGCTCACCCTGATCAACGAGGTCGAACGGGCGATGGGCCTCGATCTCGAGCTGGCCGCAAAACCGCGGCAGAGCATCCACGCGGCCCGGCGGCACCTCGACGCCTTCGCCGACGTCGCGGCGACCTACGCCCGCAGCTCCGGCGGCTCCTCGCTGACCGGCTTCCTCGCGTGGCTCGACGCGGCCGCCGAGCAGGAGAACGGGCTCGAGATCCCCCAGAGCGAATCCGATCCGGACGCCGTCCAACTGTTGACCATCCACGCGTCCAAGGGCCTCGAGTGGGACATCGTCGCCGTCGCCGGCCTCGACGATGGCGTCTTCCCGAGCTCGCGGGACAACCGCTGGACCACGGGGCACGACTCGCTGCCGTGGCCGCTGCGCGGGGACCGGCACGACCTCCCGCAATGGGACACGGATCAGCCGGACCTCAAGACCGTCCTCGACGCGGAGAAGGCGTTCAAGGAGGACGTCCAGGCCCACGGCGAACTCGAGGAGCGCCGCCTCGCCTACGTGGCCCTCACTCGCGCCCGGCATCTGCTCGTGTGCTCCGGATCCGTGTGGTTCGGCAGCCGGAGCAAGCCCGTCGATGTCTCTCCGTTCCTGCGGGATCTGCTCCCGCTGGCCGACGAAGCGGACTCCCCGGCCACCGTCCCCGTCTGGTGCGACGACGACGCGGCCCCGGCCGAGAACCCGTACCGCGAGGACCCCACGGAGGCACGCTGGCCCTTCGACCCGCTCGCGGGCCCGCAGATTTTCCGCGGCGGCAGCGAGAGCCCGCCCAGCGGGAGCCGGCGCCCGGCGCTCGAGGCAAGTGCCGCCGTCGTGCGGGAGGCGCTGGCCGGCCTGCGCCGCGGCGAGGACGCGGCCCCCTCCACCGCGGAAGGGCACGCCTGGCTGGACGAGGCGCGGCTGTTGCTGGCCAAGAAGAGGCAGGACGAGGAGCCGAAGCGGTACGAGGCGCCGACCCACGTGCGTGCCTCGCTATTCGTCGACCTCGCGACCGAACGCGAAGAGGTGCTCGCGCAAATGCGGCGCCCCGTGCCGCGGAGGCCGGGCGTCGCCGCGCGCAAGGGCACCGCCTTCCACGCGTGGGTCGAGGAGCGATTCGGCTCCACGGGCATGCTCGAGCTGGAGGAATGGGTCGGCACCGCCGACGCGCATATCGACGACGCCTACGAATTGGAGGAGATGAAGCGGGCGTTCCTCGAATCGGAGTGGGCCGAGCGGCAGCCGGCGTTCGTCGAGGTCCCCTTCGAGACCAACGTGGGCCCTGTCAACGTCCGCGGCCGCATCGACGCGGTGTTCAGCGAGCGCGACGCGGGCGGGCACGAGCGGTGGACCCTCGTCGACTGGAAGACCGGGCGCGTGCCCGTTGGCCGGGACGCAGAGGCCAAAGCGATTCAGCTCGCTGTCTACCGGCTCGGATTTGCGCGCCTGCACGGGGTCGATGTGGAGCGAGTGGACGCTGCGTTCTTCTACGTCGGGCAGGGGCGGACGCTCCGCCCGGGGCGGCTCGCGGGGGAGGACGAGCTCGTCGACCTCATCGAAGGCGCGTTGGGCGACACGGACGCCTCGACGCGCTGA
- a CDS encoding phosphotransferase, with the protein MKRSPMELAAIATAAVPGLTPVGVGALADDADDFDSALVRDAQQNEWRVRAPRHDEASMRLESELAALRSFTPAVRASLPFRIPSVAGTVRQGSLRTFVYNHLDGRNMPLDDLVAAGGNAAASVGRTIAVVHGLPKEVVDRADLPMYSAEEFRQRRLNALDQAATTGKIPSRLLRRWEHALEDVSLWRFNPTVVHGDLHEENLLLDGADVTAVTGWTDLHIGDPSDDLAWLAAAHEQSFSDAVFEAYVGERGDKADPHLMRRAALSAEFALAQWLVKAVSVEDPERIAEAEQMLADLDEDIAEYGGQPISVIDQPRFGAGDTDEDANGGPDAEDADRREADEPKPSAEGSSDEDEEPAVTVEKPAHPAVVVLDDVPDDDETPASRGREPLTSASFAAVAESAAPEPATSDAPASTLADEAPASSPADAAEPSSPEKPADSTGSAPVDEESEQDELDGEDSISSEEDRTPDEVPTSAIPFIQLPAKDDKD; encoded by the coding sequence GTGAAACGCTCTCCCATGGAACTCGCCGCCATCGCCACGGCCGCCGTCCCCGGGCTGACTCCGGTCGGGGTGGGGGCCCTGGCCGACGATGCTGATGACTTCGATTCGGCGCTGGTCCGGGATGCTCAGCAGAATGAGTGGCGCGTCCGCGCCCCGCGCCACGACGAGGCCAGCATGCGCCTCGAGTCCGAGCTGGCCGCCCTGCGGTCGTTCACACCCGCGGTTCGCGCGAGCCTGCCGTTCCGCATCCCCTCGGTGGCCGGAACGGTCCGCCAGGGCAGCCTGCGCACGTTCGTCTACAACCATCTCGACGGTCGGAACATGCCGCTCGACGATCTCGTAGCGGCCGGCGGGAACGCGGCCGCGAGCGTGGGCCGGACGATCGCCGTCGTGCACGGCCTGCCGAAAGAGGTCGTCGACCGCGCGGATCTGCCGATGTACTCGGCGGAGGAATTCCGTCAGCGTCGCCTCAACGCCCTCGACCAGGCGGCGACGACGGGCAAGATCCCGTCGCGCCTGCTGCGCCGCTGGGAGCACGCGCTCGAGGACGTCAGCCTGTGGCGATTCAATCCGACGGTCGTTCACGGCGACCTGCACGAAGAAAACCTGCTGCTCGACGGCGCCGACGTCACCGCCGTCACGGGCTGGACGGACCTGCACATCGGCGACCCCTCTGACGATCTCGCGTGGCTGGCTGCCGCCCACGAGCAGTCGTTCAGCGACGCCGTCTTCGAGGCCTACGTGGGTGAGCGCGGCGACAAAGCCGACCCGCACCTCATGCGCCGTGCCGCTCTGTCCGCCGAGTTCGCCCTCGCGCAGTGGCTGGTGAAGGCCGTCTCGGTGGAAGACCCCGAGCGCATCGCCGAGGCCGAACAGATGCTCGCGGACCTGGACGAAGACATCGCCGAATACGGCGGCCAGCCCATCAGCGTCATCGACCAGCCGCGCTTCGGCGCAGGGGACACCGACGAGGATGCGAACGGCGGCCCCGACGCCGAAGACGCCGACCGCCGCGAGGCCGACGAACCGAAGCCCTCTGCAGAGGGTTCCTCCGATGAGGACGAGGAGCCGGCCGTGACCGTCGAGAAGCCGGCTCACCCGGCCGTCGTCGTGCTCGACGATGTACCGGACGACGACGAAACGCCGGCGAGCCGGGGGCGAGAGCCGCTTACCTCCGCTTCTTTCGCCGCGGTCGCGGAGTCCGCGGCGCCGGAACCCGCAACGAGTGATGCCCCGGCTTCCACACTGGCGGACGAGGCCCCCGCGTCGTCACCGGCCGACGCTGCCGAACCCTCCAGCCCCGAGAAGCCTGCGGATTCCACCGGCTCCGCGCCCGTGGACGAAGAGTCCGAGCAGGACGAACTTGACGGCGAGGACAGCATCAGCAGCGAGGAGGACCGGACACCAGACGAGGTCCCGACCTCTGCCATCCCGTTCATCCAGCTGCCCGCGAAGGACGACAAGGACTGA
- a CDS encoding methionine ABC transporter permease, which produces MDWLTSLLENPGITDAMPTAIAETLIMMVLASVATIIIGIPLGVVLFVTARGGLAPVRWVNVVLSAIIVNITRSIPYAILMLTLIPFTKWIVGTGIGPYAACVSLTIGTVPFFARLVETALRDIHSGKIDAALVMGSTRFQVVRKIMLPEALPGIMAGITTMVVIVIGYSAMAGIIGGGGLGRLAYNYGFQRFDSQVMVATLVVIVIIVQLVQATGDWLTRKVDHR; this is translated from the coding sequence ATGGATTGGTTGACCTCACTCCTCGAGAACCCCGGCATCACCGACGCGATGCCCACCGCGATCGCCGAGACCCTGATCATGATGGTCCTCGCCTCCGTCGCCACGATCATCATCGGCATCCCGCTCGGCGTCGTCCTGTTCGTGACGGCGCGGGGCGGGCTGGCCCCCGTGCGCTGGGTCAATGTCGTACTTTCGGCGATCATCGTCAACATCACCCGCTCGATCCCCTACGCGATCCTGATGCTCACCCTCATCCCGTTCACGAAGTGGATCGTGGGCACGGGCATCGGGCCCTACGCCGCGTGCGTTTCCCTCACGATCGGCACCGTGCCGTTCTTCGCCCGCCTCGTCGAGACGGCCTTGCGCGACATCCACTCCGGAAAGATCGATGCTGCGCTCGTCATGGGCTCGACCCGCTTCCAGGTCGTGCGCAAGATCATGCTGCCGGAGGCGCTGCCCGGCATCATGGCCGGCATCACGACGATGGTCGTCATCGTCATCGGCTACTCGGCCATGGCCGGGATCATCGGCGGAGGCGGCCTGGGGCGCCTCGCCTACAACTACGGCTTCCAGCGCTTCGACAGCCAAGTCATGGTCGCCACCCTCGTCGTGATCGTCATCATCGTCCAGCTGGTTCAGGCCACGGGCGATTGGTTGACCCGGAAGGTCGACCACCGCTGA